The stretch of DNA atgtgacatgggcgggattagtgactcgCTTCCAataagtgcgagttaaatgccgctgtcagtgattgacagcggtatttaactagttaacagccgtgggtggatcctgattccacccgcagctgttgtgggcacatgtcagctgtacagacCAGCTGCCATGTGCCCGGAACGGTgcgggctcagcaccagagcctgTACAAAACAGAGGGAGTCCAACATCTGCGTACTatcacgcccgatgtcggaaaggggttaaaaattttaacccactgtaattttacaaaaagcacattacactgtatggatgattaattgaatccagaaacttttttttgtaagtgttgttgatgtacttctacactcaAGTGCTTTGCTGAAagcgcaaagccaggaaaaaattataaggatcaCAGTTCAGCATCAGCATccacactacaggcctctgatttgttttaggctatgtgcacacattgcggattagtgtgcggatttttccgcaccgttttttttaaatctgcaggtaaaacgcactgcattttacttgcGGATTAACCGCAGATTTCCAGCATttcttgtgcggatttcacctgtggttttacacctgtggattcctatacaggagcaggtgtaaaacgctgcggaatccgcacaaagaattgacatgctgcagaaaatacaacgcagcgtttccgcactgtattttctgcaccatgggcacagcggatttggttttccataggtttacatggtactgtaaaccggatagaaaactgctgcggatccgcagccaaatccgcaacgtgtgcacatatccatactgtgcacacacacctggacaagcactctctccctccactaCGACTTGTCCCtccgctgtgcaatggcgtcagtgcgcGCCTGTTGTTTTATCagccctgatgatgtcacacagccAGACAATCTCGGTaacgccacaaccaagatggctgagGCATTACAGCGATTCACAGCCAATCCCTGCACGTTCATAGGCTGCATAAGATAACACCAGCAAAAGTAAAGCAGACAGTAAACCAGCAAAAGTAAAGCAGACAGGAAACCAGCAAAAGTAAAGCAGACAGGAAACCAGCAAAAGTAAAGCAGACAGGAAACCAGCAAAAGTAAAGCAGACAGGAAACCAGCAAAAGTAAAGCAGACAGGAAACCAGCAAAAGTAAAGCAGACAGGAAACCAGCAAAAGTAAAGCAGACAGGAAACCAGCaaaagtaaagcagacagctgagagcggATATGATCATTTTTGTTATTTTGCCCAGACTACTGTGCTACTCCTCAGGCCAGGCTCTGATGAGCGTGTGAAAAATAGTCCGATTTACACCCAGATAAATAGTTCGGCTTCATCTTTATGGTCATccatgttttgttttttacatctgTCCGGCATCCATTTTCATACATGACCAGTAAAGAAAATTTACAAGGCCAAGTCTCCTATAATaactgcaataacttttttttgtaaaaaaaaataaataaaatttaaaaaaaggatGATCCCGTTattttttttgcgcacccatacATTTGAATAGGCGagttgttttttagtttttttttttacatgcaataTTGCCATCTGAATGGCCCAATTCAATCACATTGGTCAGTGTCCATTCTGTGTGATATCAAATAAGATCGCACATGTCCATATAATACGCTCCATCTGAACAAGCCCTTATCACCAAAAAGACAAGTCGTCCTCCATCTGCTTGCTCTGTATAATTAATGGGAACTAAAGAACCGGACTGAAGAAGGGACAAAGCCTCGGCCTCAGTCAGATAACCAATTATTTTTTGCGTTAGGGAAAATCATACCAATTATtccgatcagactttgatcagtgtTGGATCAGAGTGTGTTCTAAGCATCAACCAATTGTCTCACACatggataaattaaaaaaaataaaatcttcatCTTCTCCTTTCTGACGGTCTATGAAAATTGATGTAATTCGCGTAAAATCTGAGTTTTTCACCGGTCCATAGACTTGTGTTGCTGATTTTGATCCAATTTTCAGATAAAAATATTAAAGGTCTCTGATATTTTCTgcaggaaaaataataataattcacggaTGTGTGATGCCCCCATAGACTATCCCGGGTGGGTGCATGAATAATACGGATGGGCGTCTTAGTAAAACCATGCCCACATGTAATGtggttctaaggctatgtgcacacgttgcggattttgctgcggattcgcagttttccctgagtttacaataccatgtaaacctatggaaaacaaaatccgcagcgcacatgctgcggaaaataccgcgcggaagcgCAGCATTGTATATTCCGCAGcggttacacctgctccataacaggaatccgtaggtgtaaaaccgcaggtaaaTCTGCGGCAAATTTGCAGTGCGGTTTacatgtggattttgcaaaaaaaaacagtgcggaaaaattcgcacaccaatccgcaacgtgtgcacataatagCTCGCACCCTGTGGGGTCAACCTTGGTAGTCAACTCAAAAATGGCATTTGTTTTCTAGGAAATGTTCTTAGATTTATTTTACATGGAAAATTGTCAGCCGAGAGGCAAAAATTGTAAAAATCCGGACACAAAGGATCAAAATTCCTACACAGGAGACGCGTATCAATTCACATGAGGTAAAACACAAAGTGGGGAAAACATTGGGAAACGCCTCACACACAATGGAACACAAACGCTTCGTGTGAAACAGGCGATACCACAGACAGAACCTGCATTGCTCAGCTCCTACATTGTAAAAATATTCACTGGGGGGCACTCACCTGTGGGAGAGGGCGCACAGACTGTGGGGGGCTCCCACATGCGGTACAGCTGCGGCACTGGGGCTCCTACATGCGGTACAGCTGCGGAACTGGGGCTCCTACATGCGGGACAGCTGCGGAACTGGGGCTCCTACATGCGGTACAGCCGCGGCACTGAGGGCTCCTACATGCGGTACAGCCGCGGCACTGAGGCTCCTGCATGCGGTACAGCTGCGGAACTGGGGCTCCTACATGCGGTACAGCTGCGGCACTGGGGCTCCTACATGCGGTACAGCTGCGGCACTGAGGCTCCTACATGCGGTACAGCTGCGGCACTGGGGCTCCTGCATGCGGTACAGCTGCGGAACTGGGGCTCCTACATGCGGTACAGCCGCGGCACTGAGGGCGCCCACTGGTGCCGGGGCTGCAGCTGTACAGTCCTGACTGATTCCCGCGGACCCCGGAGGTCAGGTCTCCCTCGTGTCCCTTCCACAGACCCCAGGTCCCGCGGCGTGGGCTGCTCTCCTCCCTGACAGGGAAATCACGGCCGCCGAGTGTGTGGGCGGCGGAGCAGGAGGTCCCACCTGTCAGTAATACACGCGGGGATGTTTCGGGTTTTTTTCTTTTCCATGAGGTAATTGTGAGTGTAACATACCGTGCCCTCGCGGTTCCTGCGCCCATTCACACTGTGCAGCTTGCAGGTGGTAGATTTTGAAGAGTTTTTGCTCCAAaaactgagcaaaaaaaaaagactccgtgtgaatgagcccttatttCTGAGACTTTTTGCAGTGGGCGGAAAAAAAACTCAGCGTTTAACATCATTTTTCTGAAATCTCGGGAACACGCTGCTTAGTTTTACATTGCGGATTTGGACCTGAAAGTGTCGATTCTTTCAGATAAGTGACATGCACTTTCTTTTCGCCAATGTTTAACATCTATGGGAAGTCAAATAATTCAGCaagttaaaaaaaaactattcGCACATCCACGCCTAAACTAGTTGACGACCGCGCAAAATGTTGGAGaggttgtttgtttgttattttttagtgttttatgttttatttattgtttttcttatgttttatttattgtttttcttatttttattgtttttcttatgttttatttattgtttttctttcttGGGCTGGGATTAGCACAGGACAGGTGAGCATTATGTCACTGATGTCACCGGCCTTCCCCTCTGGCACAGGGAATCCCCGCAGCTCCTAAATaaaagcacacagcagcgctcagtATGACATTTAGGCTTCAGAGTTTTTGTGACCGGTAAGTGATTGTTGATGATTGTAAAATGCATTTTATAGTGCGGATCTGGAAAGGCTTAAAGGGTTTCCAGTCGTAAAACTATAAATAGTATGTAATGTATAAGAACGGAGATCCAGCGTCACAGAGATCCTATAAAATAGATTTATACATCATAAAGCAGCCGTACCGAAGAACACCGGCCTCAGCGGCACCAAGGGACACCGGCCTCAGCGGCACCGAGGAACACCGGCCTCAGCGGCATTGAGGAACAACGGCCTCAGCGGCACCGAGGAACACCGGCCTCAGCGACACCAAGGGACAGCGGCACCGAGGGACACCGGCCTCAGCGGCATCGAGGAACACCGGCATCAGCGGCACCAAGGGACAGCGGCACCAAGGGACACCGGCCTCAGCGGCATCGAGGAACACCGGCATCAGCGGCACCGAGGAACACCGGCATCAGCGGCACCGAGGAACACCGGCCTCAGCGGCACCGAGGAACACCGGCCTCAGCGGCACCGAGGAACATCGGCCTCAGCGGCACCGAGGGACAGCAGCACCGAGGGACACCGAAGAACACCAGCCTCAGCGGCACCGAGGAACATTGGCATCAGTGGCACCGAGGGACATCGGCCTCAGCGGCACCGAGGGACACCGGCCTCAGCGGCACCGAAGAACACCAGCCTCAGCGGCACCGAGGGACATCGGCCTCAGCGGCACAGAGGGACACCGGCCTCAGCGGCACAGAGGGACACCGGCCTCAGCGGCACAGAGGGACACCGGCCTCAGCGGCACAGAGGGACACCGGCCTCAGCGGCACAGAGGGACACCGGCCTCAGCGGCACAGAGGAACACCGGCCTCAGCGGCACCGAGGAACACCGGCTTCAGCGGCATCGAGGAACAACGGCCTCAGCGGCACCGAGGAACACCGGCCTCAGCGGCACCGAGGAACACCGGCCTCAGCGGCACCGAGGAACACCGGCCTCAGCGGCACCGAGGAACACCGGCCTCAGCGGCATCGAGGAACAACGGCCTCAGCGGCACCGAGGAACACCGGCCTCAGCGACATCGAAGAACACCGGCATCAGCGGCACCGAGGAATACCGGCATCAGCGGCACCGAGGAATACCGGCCTCAGCGACACCGAGGAACACCGGCCTCAGCGACACCGAGGGACAGCGGCACCAAGGGACACCGGCCTCAGCGGCATCGAGGAACACCGGCATCAGCGGCACCGAGGAACACCGGCCTCAGCGGCACCGAGGAACACCGGCCTCAGCGGCACCGAGGAACACCGGCCTCAGCGGCACCGAGGAACATCGGCCTCAGCGGCACCGAGGGACAGCAGCACCGAGGGACACCGAAGAACACCAGCCTCAGCGGCACCGAGGAACATTGGCATCAGTGGCACCGAGGGACATCGGCCTCAGCGGCACCGAGGGACACCGGCCTCAGCGGCACCGAGGGACACCGGCCTCAGCGGCACCGAAGAACACCAGCCTCAGCGGCACCGAGGGACATCGGCCTCAGCGGCACAGAGGGACACCGGCCTCAGCGGCACAGAGGGACACCGGCCTCAGCGGCACAGAGGGACACCGGCCTCAGCGGCACAGAGGAACACCGGCCTCAGCGGCACCGAGGAACACCGGCCTCAGCGGCATCGAGGAACAACGGCCTCAGCGGCACCGAGGAACACCGGCCTCAGCGACACCGAGGGACAGCGGCCTCAGCGGCATCGAAGAACACCGGCATCAGCGGCACCGAGGAATACCGGCATCAGCGGCACCGAGGAACACCGGCCTCAGCGGCACCGAGGAACACCGGCATCAGCGGCACCGAGGAACAACGGCCTCAGCGGCACCAAGGAACACCGGCATCAGTGGCACCGAGGAACACCAGCCTCAGTAGCACCGAGGAACGCCAGCCTCAGCGGCACCGAGGAACGCCAGCCTCAGCAGCA from Ranitomeya imitator isolate aRanImi1 chromosome 9, aRanImi1.pri, whole genome shotgun sequence encodes:
- the LOC138648626 gene encoding uncharacterized protein, producing the protein MDLYSIYRTKLISRTEEHRPQRHQGTPASAAPRNTGLSGIEEQRPQRHRGTPASATPRDSGTEGHRPQRHRGTPASAAPRDSGTKGHRPQRHRGTPASAAPRNTGISGTEEHRPQRHRGTPASAAPRNIGLSGTEGQQHRGTPKNTSLSGTEEHWHQWHRGTSASAAPRDTGLSGTEEHQPQRHRGTSASAAQRDTGLSGTEGHRPQRHRGTPASAAQRDTGLSGTEGHRPQRHRGTPASAAPRNTGFSGIEEQRPQRHRGTPASAAPRNTGLSGTEEHRPQRHRGTPASAASRNNGLSGTEEHRPQRHRRTPASAAPRNTGISGTEEYRPQRHRGTPASATPRDSGTKGHRPQRHRGTPASAAPRNTGLSGTEEHRPQRHRGTPASAAPRNIGLSGTEGQQHRGTPKNTSLSGTEEHWHQWHRGTSASAAPRDTGLSGTEGHRPQRHRRTPASAAPRDIGLSGTEGHRPQRHRGTPASAAQRDTGLSGTEEHRPQRHRGTPASAASRNNGLSGTEEHRPQRHRGTAASAASKNTGISGTEEYRHQRHRGTPASAAPRNTGISGTEEQRPQRHQGTPASVAPRNTSLSSTEERQPQRHRGTPASAAPRNTSLSGTFQNVPLLA